One Hippopotamus amphibius kiboko isolate mHipAmp2 chromosome 12, mHipAmp2.hap2, whole genome shotgun sequence genomic window, GTCTTTTTCTTGACACCAACAGCTCTCAAACCTCAGCATCTCTTGCCTTCTCCAGGAAGAACCTATTCACAGTGAAAGCCCCAAGGCAAGTTTTACTAAATATTGCCTGGGGTGTGAGATGCTGGAGGGTTGGACAGTAAAAGGGACTCTTTTACATTGCACATGCCACTGTGTGCGACTCCATAAAATCCCATTTGACATGCATTACCCCCAAGTTGGCCTGGCTGTGCTGTGAACCAGAGATTCTCTCTATCTACCCTTCCTCCCACACCAATACACAGCCTGTCTTCTATTCTCATGAGTAGTTCAAGTTTGTCCTCAAATCTGCCAATgcatctcagataaacaaaagtttGGAGTCATCAGGACCTACTCTCCAGAGAAAGCAATTTGCTGGtcatatcttttcatttcctgtCTACTTTTAAAGATCTCACTTCTGCTCCTACTCTTCCTAAATAACTTAGCTTAGTATTCTTTCTAACCACTTACAGTAATTTCCCTGAAAGGAGTTCTGGTAAGTTCAAGCCTTTCATCTGattacttgaaagaaaaaaaaaaaaccccagaaaacgtGGTGTAGAACCCAACCTGTAAAGCAGATAAAAGCAAAACTGTGGTGGTTGAAACAGCCAGAGTGGGGTCTAGAGCCTAAGTGCTCGGCCTCCCAGCCTCTTTGCACCTGCTTTCATCCCTCCATAATGGTCCATAAGGTGCCACAAGGACCTTAACCTAGGGCTCTTCAAGGAGTTTCGAAAAACATGGCTCTAAATTCTTTCAGGAGAATGAGACCCCAAGATAACAAGAATCCTGCCAGCCTGAAGCTCAGCTGCTGagtcccctctttctctctttattgcCAGGATGGTGGCCTTGGCTTTCTGTCTACAACACAATCGTCTTTATCTCAGTACGATCCAATATCCTCAAGATGGACACGAAGTTCATGTAGAGGTCAAGTCTCCTTGACTGTGAATGTGTTGCTGTGGAGATGCTCAAGCCCCTCCAGGTATCTCTAAGGTGGAGCAGGTagagaaatcaaagtggaaaagaGACACGATGTCAAATAATCCATTTCCTGTCCCCTACTCAACAGTGATGTCATTGCCAAGAATTGCCTTCAGGTTGCCGAAATTACAGTCTTTCTAAATAGGTAGggtaagaaatcttaaaaaaatgtaacctcTGGTTACATCTAGTTCTGGAggtctttaattttaaaagggcaAGTGATCATAAACCACTCTTCTGAACCATCTGTTTCTCAAAGATTTGGGGAATTATTCCTAGGTCCTAAGTGTATAACTTTAAACTTCCAAAGTTATATACAGGCTTACTGAAAATGTGGCAAAATCACACATCTATATAGTTTTTAAGAGTGAAGTGTCTGGTCTAAATaagcaataaaaggaaccaaataTATTGAAGATGCCTACTTTAAGGATACAATCCTAACAAgcagctgtttgtttttcttgaggGGAAAGGCACGACTTAAGTTTTGGTAAATGATGCATTTTCTTCCAGTGTCTCCTGTAACCTACCATGGAATCATGCTGCGTTCCAAGCCAAAACTaagctatatttatttttaatttcctttcattttctgtgtattttgccTTTAAAGTGACTCAAAGTCTCAAGAGATGCGGAACTCAAGGTTCATAACCCTTCTGCACCAGATAGAGGGATTGCATTTTTAAACTGATCCCTAAATAGAAAGATCCAAAGAAGGaaatatgtgaaatatgaaaATCTCTTCTCAAAATGCATGAGAGCCtcataaatttgaaaatgttcttCTCTCATAAACTGctccaaaaagaaatatttagtaCTTACCGCCTGTATTAGAGGCAATGAAGCAGGCAGGAGAACGTTCTTTCTTGCTTGTGGGAGAGAAGCCATTGAAACGACTTTTtcttcactcacacacacacacacacactacccaCAAGCAATAATACTTAAAAGGCTATCACAGATTTCACTACAGTACCTACTGAAGAAAAGCTGATAGTCAACAATGCCAGGAATTGCTCCACACTAGTTGTCAATATGCCACTGTGGATGGAAATCTCTCCTGGTCTAGGGGGAAAGCATGACATTGTAGTTGTGTGGAGTTGGGTTCAAGATCTGATTTGctgttactagctgtgtgatctccagcaagttccttaacctcccCATGCCTCAGTTGGCTTGCTTTGTAATAAAATTTAGCATAACTCACATCAGTTAGTGCTTAGCACATGCCAGGGACTGAGCTGAGGGGAATCATTATAAGTGGTGCTGAGGGAGATGAACCAAAAGCCTCATCCACAGCATCAATTGTCAAGTCCAGGACTTCTGGGAGATGTATAGGAGTCTCTTCACTGGGGCTGATGCCCCATTATGTCTACATTAGGTCTGAATGTGATTTTTCTTGCTCCAGGTCCTACAGACTAAAAAGATAAGTGATCAGCCCTCAATATCCTATGCACTGAGGATCAGAGGGAGGATAAATGCACCAGATGCTCCTGGAAGTCCAGGTCTGTAGCAATTCTAAAATATTGCTGGGCCAACCTGAGGAGGGCTTCCTACCCTGGGGTGGGATAAGTTATTTAATTAGGCCCTAATTTTGCCCCAGCAAGGGACTCTTCTATCCACTTGTCTTCATGGCCCTTGAATAAACCCTCTGTAAGAGTCTTCCTTTTATGATATTCTATTTAGGCTTATCAAAAGTGGGAATTAGTGAATAGATCTTCCTTAGGCGTAAGGCAGTTTTTCCAGCCCATTTTCTACTCATAGAAGGTTAGGCCCAAGGGTTGTTTCAAATCCTGTGTCGTCAATTTCTCTTCTCTAGGCTAGTGGTCCCTTTAGCATTTTAACTCTCTCAAAAAATTTAGTCCTATTGTCATCTGGTTCCAGTCAATTTCATATGCCAATAGCCATACTCGCAGTTCTTTGTtgagatatatttctttttataatttgagcttattttgagataaaattaaTATATCATACAATTCACGCATTTAAGCATAAGATTCCACAGTTTTTAGCATCTTCACAGAGTCATGTAACCAGTGCTagtaactataaaatattttaatcctctgaaaaagaaatcccatgcctattagcagtcactcccggTTTCCCCCACCTTCTACCACTCCAGCTCACTCAACtcccagcaaaaggaaaaaaaacctactttctgtctctatgcatttgcctattctggacatttcttatAAATTGGATCATAAAATATATGGtcctttgtgcctggcttcttttacttggcataatagttccaaggttcatccacactgtagcatGTACCTgcacttaatttctttttattgatgaatagcatttcattgtatggatatacagcattttatttatccatcaagcaatagacatttgggttgcgtCCACATTTTGGCTCTGATGAATAAAGCTGCCACAAAATTTACGTACAAGGTTTTGAAAGGAcggaagttttcatttctctttactcATACATCTTGAATTTCCTACACGTCTTTGTTTTATTgcctctctatctctctgtctctttctctctcagttgCAATTACCTTGGGCCTATCTTTCTTGGGAAAGACATACCTTTATTTCCTTCACCCTATTTTGCCCAGTTGAAAAGATATACAGATTTTAACAATATGCCCCATGGTTGTATCTTGAgttgatccttgctccagggcTATTTTAATCAGACTTTGTTATCAGAGCATTGCTCAATGCTTCTTTTTACTGTTTGAGGTTCAGAAGTGGTTGCGTTTTGCAGCCCTAGAAATGCTCAAATTTGTGGGCACTCTCTATTCCCTTTCCTGCTCGCAAACTGGCCATTGTTTTCTGAGCTCATCTATTTCTTGTAATACCTTGCCAAGCATAGTCATTCACAACCAACACAGGCTATAAACATTCTGTTTTCCAGCCTCTTCTTCTAAGGCTATAAATTATTAGGGACTTGATGCGCCTTCCAAATTACCTCAGACGgcaattttaccaaatgtttCGCCACTACATAATACGGATACACATCCGTTCATCCTCCAATAACAGTTTTCTGCCACCTGCTACCAGCTCCTAAGCCAGTACCTCATTTTATGGGaatttaattaaaacagaaatttttttgaCATCCAGGCTAGACTAGGTGGTGCTCTggttaaaaaacaagacaaaacaaaacccccagaaTCTCAGCAGCTAAATTCTTACAAAAATTTAGTTCTTGCTTATGCTACATGCCCAGTGCAGTTCACGAAGGCaatgagaaagtaaaaatagCTTGGACTGTCAAACTCTGTCCTACCATTCATCAGCttggaaaaaaagacagataaagcCAGCTGCAAAGTTAACAGGAAATAATATTTCCCCCAAGGACACACTACTTCTGTAAAGTGTCATGACAACCCCCTTCTTTACGTGACTACTGCTTTCTTCTTCACTGAGAAACTATTCTCTAAAATCAGAGACTATCAGAAATGTAAGTAATTTGATTTAAATTGTTTGAAAAGGTATCAGTAAGAGAACAACCTACTCTTGCCTGGGGGTGGTCTAAGTCACTTTGACGCAGAGAAGCAATCTGAATTTACAACTCAGGTGCAGCCTCAGATAAGGGGTTTCTGCACACAGTGTTCCACATCTAtcttagctttcttttttccaaggGAACAAGACCTGGGTCTACTTCGCAGTCTGAATGTGATGTTGACCACTTTACACTGCCTTACTTTGCTTGGAGCCTATCAAAACacagatttatttaaatttcactcAAACTCTACCCTTGCCCAGAATTCTCTCTATCCTAGTTCCATCTTTCACTTTGGTTGGTGAGATGCCCCACAGTTTCTCTGATTTTCGACCTCCTTCATACCAATAGGCCAATACATTTGATTTTGTCTAACAAAAGGTTTGTTTTTAGTGGTTTGGTATTGATCGGGCTAAGACAGGGCATTCAACTCAGTGTAAACTTCTGACAATGGAAGATCTGTATTTCgcataatgaaataaatacaggTTCTTGTCAGGCTTTGCCTTGACCCTAAACTATCCTAGTTTTCTGAAGATGAGTTACTCCTTTCCTGGAAAAATGAAGCCAGTTGGTCTATATAACACAAGCCCTCACTCACAAAAGCAATGGGGTTTAGAAATAACAATAGCTAAAGTCCTAAAGATTCAGGGCCATTTGAGTACCAGGCTGTCTCTTAAAATTCCATTGGAGtggaacttctctggtggtacagtggttaaaaatccacctgccaatgcaggggacacaggttcaatcctgggttccatccctggtctgggaagatcccacataccgtggagcaactaagcccatgcaccacagctactgagcctgtgctctagagccttcgagagtcaactatttttttttttttaaaaaagacacatttattcagcgtcatgatcagactattacatttagcaatcaacagcatgggtgcaaaaaaaaaaaaaatctacattaaaaccctttgttagaatgctttacactttccacagaacagaaactaaaataacctgttatacaattagtcacaaatacagtcctcgagttttttttgcccatacacatgagtattgtctaaaacatgtcttctttgtagcagctaggccctgccaccactgtgcttggctgagttcacaaatctgttgcaacctgtagcttccctgtcacttctctggctctcctctcctgctaagctttgtttcctggcaataattaaaaccttctgccactgccatagctactgctgctgctggaaccgCCATAGCCACCTTGGTTTCGTGGTTTGGCAAAGTATTGGCCTCCACCGCCATAGGGGCCAGAGCTTCTGCCTCCAAAGTTCCCTCCTTTCAtgggtccaaaatttgaagattgattgttgtaattgccaaaatcacagtagcttccaccacctccaaaattgcttccatcattaccaaatccattatagccatccccactgccaccatatccaccaccaccgtggctgccaccaaagccacctcgaccactgaagtttcctccatgaccaaagttgtcattcccaccaaaaccacctccaCAACCACCACCAAAGTTTCCAGAACCACTTCGACCTCTCTGACTCAATGAagcactagccatctcttgcttagatAGGGCTTTCCTTACTTCACAGTTGTGGCCATTCACAGTATGGTACTTCTGAATGACAATCTTGTCTACGGAGTCATGGTCATCAAAGGTTACGAAAgcaaagcctctctttttgccactgcctcggtcagtcatgatttcaatcacttcaattttcccatactgttcaaaataatctcttaagtgatgttcctcagtgtcttctttaatgccaccgacaaaaatctttttcacagttaagtgggcaccaggtctttgagaatcttctcttgagaCGGCCCTCTTTGGTTCCACAACTCTTCCATCCACCTTGTGTGGCCTTGCATTCATGGCCGCATCCACCTCCTCCACAGTGGCATAGGTGACAAACCCGAAGCCTCTGGAGCGCTTCGTGTTTGGATCCCTCATTACCACACAGTCTGTGAGCGTTCCCCATTGCTCAAAATGGCTCCTCAGACTCTCATCGGTTGTTTCAAAGCTCAAACCTCCGATGAAGAGCTTCCGCAGCTGTTCGGGCTCTTTGGGAGACTCTGACTTGGACATGACGGCAGTGGAGGGGGGAGACGTCAACGATGCTTACTTGGCGGTGTCCACGGGCAGAAAGGACGAGagtcaactattgagcccacgtgccacaactactgaagcccgtgcgcctagagcccgtgctccacaacaagagaagcctgtgcaccacaaagaggAATatcccccgctcactgcaactagggaaagctcacatgcagcaacaaagacccaatgcagccaataaataaataaataaataaatttatttaaaaaaaaaagattaccagagataaagaaggaaaaacacatttgaaaaaaaatccattggaGCACAGTCAGGCTGCCACTGAGcccatttctgtctctgtccctctgaGACACTAATTCccgtataaatgcagctgattgactttggtgtacctcaaaaactggtacaacactgtaaagcaattatattccaataaaaagctaataaaaaaccaaaaaacaaaaaaaataaaacaaacaaaaaaataagacacTAATTCCCTAGATAGAGGGAAGACCTACACTGTGTCCTGGGTAGTTAACATCTCTCAGTAATATgtgtagaataaaagaaaaaggaagagttgTAAATACTCAATCCTTTCTCCCCTCCTGATCCATCAATGTGGTCATCCCTAAAGAATAAGGAAGTGGGTACTGGGAGTTGTACCAAGAAGCCTCAGAGTTAGAAATCAGGGACATACACAGAGAAAGGGGTTGGACATCAGCCATGGTCCCAACAAGAAATAGTTGTGGGCAGGATTAAAGGAATTAATAAGGGAAGATGAAGAATCTGGGACAAGCCATAGCAGGGAGGCTTTATCACCACTTGTCGAAAAGGCAAAGGGAGGGAAATGTAGAGCCTATTAAAAGCCAAGAAACTCCAAGTCCATCATCAGTCAtttctcattccttccttccccacagcccagccctgggcagcTACTAACATAGCTTCGGTCTCTACGAATTTGTCTTagacatttcatatcaatggaatcctaaaatatatggtcttttgtgactggcttctttcacttagcataatgttttcaaagttcatccatcttgtattttcccttgGTACTTCAATTCTTTTGAtgactgaatactattccattgtaccaATTACACTACATTTTgttcattgggttgtttccagttgtgggctattgtgaatagtgctgctgtagaCATTTGTATACAAGTTCTTCTGTGgccatatgttttcagttctttggtgTATATACGTAGGAGTGAAATTGTCAGGTTATATGTAATtctcctttttactttttgaggaactgctaaactgttttccaaagtggctacaccacTTTGCATTTCTACTAGCacagttctaatttctccatatcttcaaaaatacttttttgtcCATGTTTTTGATTATTGCCATTCTTCTAATATCCTTTTGATAATGTACTTGGGTTTCTATTACCAGATTATTGAGTCAGGCTTTGGGATATGATAGGAATAGAAGTCTCGTTGGGGTAAATGCATCAGAGAGGGGTTAGAGTCAGGGTCTTTACACATAGAATTGGGTAGTTGGCTTAGGAAGGTGATGAAGTTGATGACATCTATACTTTGGTCTTCCAATCTGGGATATATGCAGGGGATATATGTGTTGGGAGCAAAGCTTCACGGTGTCTTCCATTTTGATATTTTCAgtcagttgtttttttctttgtgcacTTTGGATCGGTGCACAAGGTTCTTCTTCCAGACACTCCCCAGGTTCTGAGGAAATTGTGATGCTGAGAAGTTCAGAGAAATCATGGCAGACAAACAGATAATTGATGTGGAAGCAGATGTATTGTGGGAGAAGTGCTATCCTGTTTGCAAATACCAGGTTCTTGGGCTAGCCCAACTGTCTGTAGAATGTCTGGCGACAGACTGATCTACTCTGCTAGGCCCAGGTTAATACGCTCCATCAGTCTGTGGGTGGCAGGTGGGTTACTGGAgagatttaaaattgttttccccAAAATTGACATCCAAAAAGAGCAATGGAGAGACTGAGTCTATGGAGAGAAAAAGTATGCCTTGACAAGCAAAGTAGAGAGAGTGAGAATAAAAGTAAATAGGGTTGCTGTATGGAAGCATAGTGCATCACTTTGGTGAACTACAGATGTGAGAATAGTTTGGGAGAGGCCCTGGTGAAAAATGAAGTCTAATGTAGTGAGTCCCAAGGTATCCGAAATGGGTACAATAGGTCTAAGGTAGTGAGTTCCAAGATATCCAAAATAGGTGCATGGTCTACAATGACCAGATGTCATGGGTGCCTAGTCACTGGGTCATATCAAGAGTGGGGCCATCAGAAGGGCTTCCAAAGTTTCCAAATGTGTCAGAAAGGCTTGTTGGGAGGCAGTTCTGGGTTCAGATGTCTCTAGTCAGGAAGCACAGGCAGCCGTCCCTGGAAATGAGGGTCTTTTTGCCCTTCACCTCCACCAGAGCCCTCAGGCATTGCTGGGCATGGAATTCCTTGGTGACATCAGCTGGAGAGAAGGCTGTTTAGACACAGGAaggaatcatttcatttttttttttaagatttattatttatttatttatttttggctgtgttgggtctttgctgctgcatgcaggctttctctagttgtggtgagcaggggctactcttcattgtggtgtgcaggcttctcattgctgtggcttttcttgttgtggagcaccggctctaggtgctcgggcttcagtagttgtggcatgtgagctcagtaattgtggcacatgggcgtaGCTgcgccacggcatgtgggaccttcccagaccagggattgaacccatgtcccctgcattggcaggtggactcttaaccaccaaggaagtccccatgtCATTTGACTTTAAAGAGATTGCAAAGGATTgactctgtctctatctctcttttaatttatttttgttttattctggagGCTATGTTCTTAGAAGAGCTAGCAGTGAATTAGCTCATTGGATATTATAGGTAATTTCTGATAATAACTGATAATAATACTGGTTGGCAGGCTAAGGAGATTTGTGTTGCTATTTCTAATCTGTTTTATGGattagaatttgtttttctcaataagtatatttaaatgtatgaTCCAAATAAACTCTGAATCTAATcccatgatgtatttttttttctgtgtagaaaTTTTTCTATAGATAATTAAGAGATGATCCCTAGCCCAAATATCGGTTACCATACCTACAAGATTAAAAACACTGCATAACTTAAAGCCTGTAATATTATTTTGATCTAATTCCCTCCTGTAGCATATTGATGGCATAGTTCATTTTAATCCTTAGAGAAGATCAAATGGAAATGCAATCAAAAACTCAAATTTGTTTTTAGAGTGCACTTTATCATTGCTTGCTAGTTTCTCAGTTTCTGGAAGAATTCATTGCTTAAAGGAATTGGGCATGGAAAATAAGACATATACATTGGTAGAGAACAGAGGTAGAATTTGGAAGGAGCTTTGCTAGAACTTCATTAGTCATTCTCTTTAATTCTTCATGTCAAATGTGTAATGCTGTTTGGGCATTACTCTTAATAATAAGAATTCTTCAATCTCTCCAGGAAGCTTTAAATGttctaaaaacaaacatttgCCTCAGAAGTTTCAACTGGTGAGTGTGAATAGAGAATGCAAACATTTCCATAATCCTCCAATAGGGTTTGAGCAAATTTGCTGTTACTGTTCCCTGCTTTTCCCAGAAAACTCTTGTTTCTAAGGTGAAGATGTTTTCAGAAAAAGCTGGCTTTATGCAAATAACCTTCAGGTTATTTATGAAAATGTTACAACACTTCTATGGTGAAATTATATATAGATGtgatataaagaaaattacagtagTTCCATTAGAACCTAGTCGGagcttctttcccttttttaaaaacagctttattgaaatataattcacacactATTAAATTCACACTATAAAActtacccttttaaagtatacagctgGGTGGGTTTtaagtgtattcacagagttaAATACACTAAATATAAATATgcgtatatttatatataaatataaaaatataaatacagtcTATTGTATGAatgtaacacattttgtttatcttttcatcagGGAGTGGACACTTAGGTCGGGTCAATacggggctattacaaataaggcTGCCATCAATGTTCACACACACGTCTTTGGATGTACGTTTTCAATCCCAATCATGgtttaaatatacatttgtatCAGTTATTGACATGTGCTTTTTTGTACTGTGTGCTTTCTTCtgaaacaaagatactacaagtaTATACTCATTTATACTCTTTCTTTAAGCCTAAGTGAAGAAGAGAGATGCTAAGGGAGGTATAAGGGAGGGTCACCCAGGGCCCCCAAACACTCTTTTCCTGGTACAAAATGAAGGGGTAAGTTCACCACAGTTATCTTCCCATTGCATGTTTCTTTCTgctcaatgtgaaaaaaatataagtaGGGAAActaagaatacacacacacacacgtgcataaaCCTAtgaatgtgcgtgtgtgtaaaGGCTTCACCGAAAAGGTAAGTAAAAAGTAATTAAGAAAGGTTTGtttcaaatgtaaatattaatgttatttttgaaaagtatcaTTTTTGAATATCTAATCTCCAGGTCTTTTGGGGAAATCCAATTTTGTACAACTAGGTCTTGAAAGACTTTATTTTACCCTTGTTTTAAGAAGCCATATGCTCACTCAGACCCATTTTGTGATTATAGGGTAAACTCAAGTGAAATAAGGTTTATTCCCCCTGCTTgcctattttctaaatttaattgaaaaatcaATCTTTCTTTGAAAAATCCATTACAAATCCTCATTTTGTTTATATCATCTGATAGTCAATTAAGTAATGCTCTGCGTGTAATGCCCATTGCAAAGTGAACTGGCTGTGTTATGCTGATGTGGTCATCTCAACACCAAGCAGAATGGGAAAGACTGAAGGCTCTCCCCTCCTGCTGGGCCTTCTCAGTATCATGATAACAAGCATCAGCTCTTATTGGTGCCAGGCACCAGCATCGTTTCATTTCATATGCATTTTGTTTAGTTCTCACAAAATACTCCAATGGTAacttattatctccatttcacagaagagtaaACTGAGAGGTTGCAAAATTTCCCAGGTTCACATGGGAAGGTAGTTACTTCCAGAGCTCAAATTCAAACCCGGgtctttctgactttttttgaCTCCAGAGTCTACATTTTCATCCATTCCTTTACAGTGCTTTTGCATGTTATGAACCCAGATGAGGGCAAATAAACCTATaaaaacatttaccaaaacaTCTCACCTGTTTAGAACTCACTTATTAGACAAAATCCTTT contains:
- the LOC130832778 gene encoding heterogeneous nuclear ribonucleoprotein A1-like, with translation MSKSESPKEPEQLRKLFIGGLSFETTDESLRSHFEQWGTLTDCVVMRDPNTKRSRGFGFVTYATVEEVDAAMNARPHKVDGRVVEPKRAVSREDSQRPGAHLTVKKIFVGGIKEDTEEHHLRDYFEQYGKIEVIEIMTDRGSGKKRGFAFVTFDDHDSVDKIVIQKYHTVNGHNCEVRKALSKQEMASASLSQRGRSGSGNFGGGCGGGFGGNDNFGHGGNFSGRGGFGGSHGGGGYGGSGDGYNGFGNDGSNFGGGGSYCDFGNYNNQSSNFGPMKGGNFGGRSSGPYGGGGQYFAKPRNQGGYGGSSSSSSYGSGRRF